A single region of the Salvia miltiorrhiza cultivar Shanhuang (shh) chromosome 8, IMPLAD_Smil_shh, whole genome shotgun sequence genome encodes:
- the LOC130998222 gene encoding secreted RxLR effector protein 161-like: MENCNSVNVPLGSHFELSKKQCPVSESELAEMQNIPYANTIGSVMYLMISTRPDIAYIVSCLSRYMANPGMPHWEAVKWLFRYLKATVNCGLSFDKSDDGVKCVGYVDSNYANNKDNRKSTTSYVFTLCGSCISWKSQLQGIVALSTTESEYIAATEAVKEAIWLNGVLSELQHIDDKPLLFSDSQSAIQLCKNLVFHDRTKHIDVRYHFIRDVVERGEIILEKIPSEFNHADMGTKCLPVAKLTSCQKTLHMNV, from the coding sequence ATGGAAAATTGTAATTCTGTCAATGTGCCTCTTGGTTCTCACTTTGAGTTAAGTAAAAAGCAATGTCCTGTGTCTGAGTCTGAACTTGCAGAAATGCAGAACATTCCTTATGCCAACACCATAGGTTCTGTCATGTATTTGATGATAAGCACTAGACCTGATATTGCCTACATTGTTTCCTGCCTTAGCAGATATATGGCTAATCCTGGAATGCCCCATTGGGAAGCTGTTAAATGGTTGTTTAGATATTTGAAAGCTACTGTGAATTGTGGTCTCTCTTTTGATAAATCTGATGATGGGGTCAAATGTGTTGGTTATGTTGACTCGAATTATGCTAACAATAAGGATAATAGAAAGTCTACCACTTCCTATGTGTTTACTCTCTGTGGTTCTTGTATTAGCTGGAAATCTCAATTGCAAGGAATTGTAGCTCTGTCTACTACTGAGTCTGAGTACATTGCAGCCACTGAGGCTGTAAAGGAAGCAATCTGGCTGAATGGAGTCTTATCTGAACTTCAACATATTGATGATAAACCCTTGTTGTTCTCTGATAGTCAGTCTGCAATTCAGTTATGCAAAAATCTTGTGTTTCATGATAGAACCAAACATATAGATGTCAGGTATCATTTCATCAGAGATGTTGTTGAGAGAGGTGAGATCATTCTTGAGAAAATACCCTCTGAGTTCAATCATGCTGACATGGGTACTAAGTGTCTTCCTGTTGCCAAGCTCACTTCTTGTCAGAAAACCTTGCATATGAATGTGTAG